The genomic segment GCATGACGGTGATGAATCCGGAAGTAACTGCTCCAATGGAGCGCGTGAGCCTGAATTTCTCGAGGCGCTCGCTCGGCGAGCACCCGTTGCGCCAGTTCAAGGCTCGGAGCATCGCCTTCAGGATGGTTGATTGTAGCGACGATCCGGCGGCGGGTTGCGCTCATCGGGAAGATCGCTACAGCGCCCTCTGTGCTTGGACACAACTGCATCTCGTTGGCGGGAAGTTCCTGATTGGTTTCGATGTCTGCGAGCATGAATGGCGTGTCGTAATCGCCGCCCTCGAGCGTGATGCCCAGAGACTTGCGCACGCCGCTGCGCGCTCCGTCGCAGCCAACAACAAATGCGGCGCGAATATTCTCGCGGACGCTGTCCCGTTCGACGATGATTGAGACAGCATCAGTCGATTGCTCCAATGAAACGAACGAGGTGTTGTAGTCGACAGCTCCGCCGCCTGTTTTAAGCGCCTCGGCCAGCAGGCTTTCGGTTATATTTTGCGGGACCATCGCGACATACGGATAGGGAGTCTGCTCCGGCTCGAAGCGAATGCGCGCCAACGTGCGATCGTGCGACATGACCGCGACCGAATTGACTCGATTAGCTGCCTCAAGGAACGCGGGGACGAGACCCGCCATGTCAAAGATCTCGAGGGTCCTGGGGAAGATCGCCAGTGCTTTCGAGTGCTCCGACTGGCCCGAGCGGGCTTCGATGATTCTGTAGCGCAGATTGCGACGCGCGCACTCGTTCGCCAAAAAGAGCCCGACCGGTCCAGCGCCTACGATGAGAATGTCGATTTGGTTGGGGGAAGTGTGAGTCATGTTATGAATTCCTGATGCTTGGATGCGGAGCCGCACCGCTCGCAAACGGCTCTGCAGGGTATATACGCGCCAGGGGAGCGGCAGGTTTCGGGTCGCCGAACCTTTAAACGCGCAGAGCCTTTGGATCGTACGCGCCAGGTATTGTCCTGAATCCAACGCAGATGCGATTCCAGCCATTAATGGCAACGATCGCCATGGTCAGGTTCACCAGTTCCAACTCGGAAAAGCGCTGTCGAGTCTCTTCATAGACGTCGTCCGGCGCCCGCGTTTCGCTGATCAGGGTAAGGGCCTCGGCCCATGCAAGGGCGGCTCGTTCGCGGTCGGTGAAAAAGGGCGTTTCCCGCCACGCGTTGAGAGCATAGATTCGCTGTTCGGTTTCGCCATCAGCACGGGCGTCCTTGGTATGCATATCGATACAGAACGCGCAGCCGTTGATTTGGGAAGCGCGGAGCTTGACGAGCTTGAGAAGTCCCGGTTCGAGTCCTGAATTCCTGACGTAGGTTTCAAGTGCAGCCATGGCGCGATAGGCCTGAGGTGCAACTTTATGAATGTCCAGCCGAGAGTGCATCCAATTTCCTCCTCACACGTCCACGTTAAGCGGTCCATGGCTGCCCAAACGAACCATAATTGAGATATGGAGTAGACCACTTTGCCCAAGAGGGAAACATTTCAGGATCTTCCACTGCGACCGCGGAGAGCGGACACGGAGATGTGGCGCTGGCTCCGTGATGAGCTTCGTCATGCAATTCTGAGCGGCCGTCTCAAGCGCGGCACCCGCATGCCTTCAACCCGCGGACTTGCGCAGCAGTATGAGTGCGCGCGCGGAACCATTGTTACGGCATTCGGGCATCTGCTGGATGAAGGCTATCTGGACACACGCAAAGGTGCGGGGACATTTGTTGCGCTCGCGCTTCCGGAGGACCTGATGCCGGGCCCTCGCGCGCGTGTGGCTCCCGCGAAGCGTCCGTCTGTTGCAGGGTTGTCGAAGAGGGGTGAAGCAACAGTGACACAGGTCTCGATTCTGCCTGCTTCGCGTTCTGTCGGCAAGGCGTTTCGCGGTTGGGAGCCGGCGATCGATCTGTTCCCTATCGATCTGTGGGCGCGTCTCACAGCGCGGATTGCACGCCGGGCTCCACGCTCGTTCTACGGGCAAGGTGACGCGCGCGGTCATGCTCCTTTGCGGAAAGCCATCGCAGAATATGTGGGGAGCGCACGTGGCGTAAGCTGCACTCCAGACCACATCGTCATTACGGCCGGCGCTCAGCAGGCGTTTGATCTTTGTGCGCGTCTGCTGCTTGATCCAGGTGATGCGGTGTGCATGGAAGACCCCGGATATCCAGGGGCGGCCTCGGCCTTCAAATCGGCCGGCGCTCGCATTGTTGACATTCCGGTTGATGGCGAGGGGCTGCGCGTCGATCGTCTGTTCACGCACTCGGGCCGTATCAAAGCTCTGTATACGACTCCTTCAAATCAGTTTCCGCTTGGTGTCACGATGGCACTTAACCGGAGGTTACAGTTGTTGCGGTGGGCGCTTGAGCGGGGTGTCTGGATCGTCGAGGACGAATTCGATGCAGAGTATCGCTACTTCGGGCGGCCCGTGCCCGCCTTGAAGAGCCTGGATGAAAGCGGATCGGTGATCTATATCGGAACCTTCACCAAGATGCTGTTTACCTCGCTGCGGCTGGGATTTGTCGTTCTTCCCGATTCTCTCGTAGACGCATTTGCGGCGGCTCGATGCGTTACGGACAGGCATTCGCCTACGTTGCAACAGGCTGTCCTTGCCGAGTTCATTCTCGAAGGACATTTCGGTCATCACATCCGTCACATGCGCCAGGTCTATGCGGAGAGGTGTGAGGTACTGGTTGAGGCCGTAAAAGGCAATCTCTCTGGAAAGCTCGATGTGTCGATGGCCTCGTCGGGTATGCGAACCATCGGTTGGCTGAAAACGAAGGAGAAAGACTCCGTTACGGCTGCGCGTGCGCGCGCCGCAGGATTGGAGGTAATCGGGTTGTCGCAGTTCACGCGGCGAAATTCCCTGCCGGGTGGACTGCTGCTCGGGTTCGGAGGGTGCCCGCCGGGCGAACTGCGTCGAGGCGTCGACGTCCTCGCATCGATTCTCTGACGGCAACATCAAAGCCAAGAGGCATGGCTGCCCGTGGCAGACTGACTGGGGCTGATTGAATGACAGAATTGATTGACCCGAAGTTGTTTTCGGACGACGTGATGATGAAGAAGTTTCGCTTCATCGTTGAGCTCGACAAGCTGAAAATGGTGTTCCGTCGAACTCTGCTTCTCGACAAATCAAGGACAGAAAATGACGCGGAGCATAGCTGGGAAATGGCAACCATGGCCTTGGTCCTTCATTCGTATGCCGAGCCTGGAACGGATCTGCTTCGCGTGCTCAAGATGCTGCTGATTCATGACCTGGTGGAGATCGACGCGGGCGACACTTATGTGTACGACCGGGTCGGGATCCGCGATCAGCCGGAACGCGAGTCTGCGGCGGCCTCGCGCATCTTTGGACTGCTTGAAGATCCGGAAGGCGCGGAACTTCATGCGTTATGGAGAGAATTCGAGGATCGCATCACCCCGGAGGCACGTTTCGCACGCGCCCTCGATCGACTGCAGCCACTGTTTCACAATTACTGCACCGCAGGGCAGGTATGGCGCCAGAACGCTATAAAGGCGTCGCAAGTACGACAGGCGATGCAGGTGATTCGCGAAGGCTCCGCAACGCTTGGACTGTTTGCCGATCGGCTGATCGACGCTTCCGTTGAGGAGGGCTATCTCGCAACGAGCGATGAAGGTTGATGCTGACAGCGAGACCGATGAACCTATTCCGGATCACTTGATGATTCGACCACCTGTCAGCTGACGGCGTCACAGGTGTATGAATGGAGCTATCCTTGATCCGCGTATGCGCAAGCTCGTCTACAGCGTGGCCATGAGCCTGGACGGCTACATCGCCGGCCCCCGCGGCGAGTTCGACTGGATCACGCCCGACCCGGCCATCGACTTCAAAGCGCTCTTCAGCCGCTTCGACACGCTCCTCATGGGCCGCAAGACCTACGACCTGATGCGTACCGGCGGCCAGACAGCCGCAAGCATGGGCATGAAGTCCGTCTACGTGGTCTCCAGCACCCTTGATCCCGCCGCCCACCCCGATGTACAGATCTTCCACGACCGCATCGCCGAAACCGTCGCCGATCTGAAAGGCCAGCCCGGCAAAGACATCTGGCTTTTCGGCGGGGGAGTCCTATTCCGCTCCATGATCGATGCCGGCCTGGTCGACATCGTTGAACTTGCCGTGCTCCCCATCCTCCTTGGCTCCGGCCTTCCCGTCATTCCTGAAGGCCGCCGCACCCATCTTCATCTCGAAGAGTCGAAGCCCCTCCCCAGTGGCACGCTCCTGCTGAAATACTCAGTCTCCGCGGCTGTCGAGTGACCACGGGATGGCTGAAGACCTCTGTGCAAGCATCCAAATGTTCGAGGTAAGTCAGAATGCGTGCAAAGGTCGCGTTCGCGCTCGTGGTCACCAGCTTCTACGCAATTGCAACCGGCTGCAAACCAGCAGTCGATCGGGCACCCTTCAAAGCGGCAATCAACAAGTCGCTTAACGGCAAGCACGAGTGCGTCTGGCCTGATGCCATCAAGCTGCCCGCCGAAATCGACCCTTCCAAAGACGATCGGATCCGCGACTTTACAGCCCTCGCCGACGCCGGCCTGCTCCTGCGCGAAACGGTAGTGAAGGGCCAGGCCCTGGCCGGCACCAAACAGACCGCCAAATTCGACCTCACCGATCAGGGCCACTCCTCCTGGTCACCCGACCCCAATCGGCCCGGTTATGGCAACTTCTGCTTTGGACACTTCAACGTCACAACGATTGACGAGGCCACTCCCAACGCTTCGTCCGATCCGACGCAATACACCGTGAACTACCACTACGAGGTCGAGGGCATCCCCGCGTGGGCTCGCACTCCTGAATCGATGAGGGCCTTCCGCAAGGTCGCTGCGGATACCGCCATTCAGGCATCGACCGCTACGCTGGTCAAAGGCTCTGACGGAGCTTGGGAAGTGCAGCGGGCTCCAACCTCGCCATAGCCGAAGCGCTCCCCGCTCCTACTACAATGAACCTCGACATGCAGTGGAACGATCTCGTCCAGGAAGTCACTCACGTCGGCGCTCAGGGCGACAGCACGCAGCCCATCACCGGCATTGAATACGACTCGCGCCGCGTGCGCGCAGGCTCCGTCTTCGTCGCCATGAAGGGCGGCTCAACCGACGGCAACAAGTTCGCCGAGAAGGCCATCGCCTCCGGCGCCGCCGGCATCCTCACCGACTCCTCCGTCACCTTCGACCACCTCATCGTCTACCACCCCGAGATCCCGATCCTCGAGGTCGAGCATGGCCGCCGCGCGCTGGCGCAAGTCTCTGCCGCATACTTCGGCCATCCCGAGCGAAGCCTCGCCGCCACCGGCATCACCGGCACCAACGGCAAAACCACCACGGCCTTCCTGGTCGAGTCGCTGCTGAACTCCGCTGCACGCACCTCCATCCTCATCGGCACCATCGAGTACCACGTCGCCGGCGAAGTCCGCCCCTCCATTCACACCACGCCCGAGTCGCGTGATGTCTTCGAGCTCCTCGCCGAGGGGGTCTACCGCGGTGCAACCGAGCTCGTTACGGAAGTCTCCAGCCACGCCCTCGATCAGGGCCGCGTCGCCTCTATCCCGTTTGACGTTGCCGTCTTCACCAACCTCACGCGCGATCACCTCGATTACCACCAGACCATGGAGAAGTACTACGCCGCCAAGCGCCTTCTCTTCGATGGAACGGTCTATCCCGCGCCGCGTGTCGCCGTCATCAACGCACACGATGAGCGCGCCCGCCAGCTAGCCGCCGCCGCACGCCGCGCCGGAGCCGAAGTCCGCACCTACGGCATCGGCCAGGGCGACTGGCGCGCCGTCGACCACAAGCTCACTCCCGGCGGCGCGGCCTTCACGCTCGAAACCCCGGCCGGTTCCGCGAAGGTAACATCGCGCCTCGCCGGCGAAGTCAATATTCTGAATCTCCTCGCCGCCGTAGCCGCCGCCCACGCGCGCGGACTGACCTTCGATCAGCTCGTCACCGCGATTCCAACTCTTCAGCCGGTTCCCGGGCGCTTCCAGCCCGTCGATGCAGGCCAGACCTTCACTGTCATCGTTGACTACGCTCACACCGACGATGCGCTGCGCAATCTCACCGGCCTCGCGCGCCAGATGCTTGGCGGCTCCGATGGCCGCGTCATCACAGTCTTTGGCTGCGGCGGCGACCGCGATCGCACCAAGCGCCCCAAAATGGGCGCAGCCGCGGGGGAGGGAAGCGACATCGTGATCGCTACCAGCGACAACCCGCGCTCTGAAGACCCGCTCGGCATCCTCGCTGAAATCGAGCCCGCGCTCAGAGCCACCGGAAAGCCCTATATCGTCGAGCCTGACCGCGCTGCAGCCATTCACCTTGCCGTGAGCAAAGCCAAGCCGCACGACATCGTCCTCATCGCCGGCAAGGGCCACGAGAAGGAGCAGATCCTCGCCGACCGCACCATCCCCTTCGACGACGCCGAAGTTGCCCGCGCGGCTCTCGCGGAACTCGGTCAGCACTGAGCCCAATGGGATAGGCTTAGACACGATGAAGCTCACTCTCGCAGAAGCAGCGATGGGCGCCGGCGCGGTGCTCGATGCTCCCAATGTGCCGAACGCAGGCAGCGTCCTCCTGCAGGGCTATTCCATTGATTCGCGCACTATTGCTCCTGGAGAGCTCTTCTTCGCCGTGAAAGGCGAGCGCTTTGATGGTCACGATTTCATCACTGCCGCAGTCGAACGTGGCGCTGCTGCCGCTGTCGTGTCGCGAGCCCGCGCTGCATCTCTGTCCGACTTGACCCTTGCCGTTCCATTGCTCCTCGCCGACGACCCGCTCACCGCGCTGCAATCGCTTGGCACGCACGTGCGCCGCCGGTGGGGCAAGCGCGTCATCGCCGTCACCGGCTCGGCCGGCAAAACTACCACCAAAGACGCCATCGCCGCCGCTCTCGGCGCGAAGTTTAACGTCCTCAAGTCGAAGGGCAATCTCAACAACAACTACGGCCTTCCGCTCCAACTGCTGCGCATCGAGCCCGAACACGAGTGCGCTGTGGTCGAAATGGGCATGAACCATGCCGGCGAGATCGCCGCGCTCGCTCGGATCGCCAGCCCCGATTGGGGCGTGGTCACCAACGTCGGCATGGCCCACGCGGAAAACTTCGCAGATGGCCAGTCCGGGATCGCGCGCGCCAAGTTCGAACTCGTCGAGTCTCTCCAGGCCTCCGGCGTCGCTTTCCTCAACTGCGACGATCCCTACGTCTCGCAGTTCGGCCGCGACTTCGCCGGGCGCGCTGTCTACTTCGGCCGCGGCCCCTGCGCCGATCCGCAGATCATCGACGTGGCAGAAGACGAGCACGGCCTCAACATCCGCTATCGCGCTGGAGACGACGAGCACACGCTCGCCCTAAAGCTCGTCGGTGCACACAACGCCATCAATGCTATGGCTGCGCTCGCCGTCGCACGCGAGGCCGGAGTGGAAATCGAATCCGCCGCCGCAGCGCTCACCGCGCTCACTCCCGGCGATAAGCGCGGCGAAACCATCGCGCTGGCAGGCGCCACTATCCTCAACGATGCCTACAACTCCAACCCTGAGGCACTGCGCTCCATGATCCGCACCCTCGCCGTGCGGCCTGCGCAGCGCCGCATCCTCATTGCAGGCGAGATGCTCGAACTCGGCGAACACGCGCCGCGCCTTCATGCCGAATGCGGCAAAGCCGCGGCCGAAGCCGGCATCGATCTCGTAGTCGGCGTTCGCGGCAACGCGAACCACATCGCCGCCGCGTCCTGCATGGCCGGCGTGCCCTCGCTGTTTCTGCCTGACGCCGAGACGGCAGGCCACTGGCTTGCCGAGAACCTCCGGCCCGGTGACGTGGTCCTCATCAAGGGCTCCCGCGGCGTCCGCCTGGAACAAGCTATTGAAACGGCGAAGCAGATGCTCGCGCAATCGGGACGCTGACTCACCAGGAACCTTAAAACCTTACCCCGAGCAGGAAACATGCGCCTCAAACTCGTCATCCTCGCCCTTCTCCTCCTCACGCCTCTTGCCCGCGCCGTCGATCCAACCTGGACCCACGCCTTCCCGCCCTTCCGCATCGCCGGCAATCTCTACTACGTCGGCAGCGAAGAACTCGCCGCCTTCCTCATCACAACGCCGCAGGGCAACATCCTCGTCAACAGCAATCTCACCTCCTCGCCCGCGCAGCTCCGCCACAGCGTCGAAAAGCTCGGCTTTCGCTGGTCTGATACGAAGGTCCTTCTCATCAGCCACGCGCACTCCGATCACGCGGCCGGCAGCGCCGCCATCCTTCAGCAGACGCACGCGAAGTATGAGGTCATGGACGGCGACATCCCAGCCATCGAATCCGGCGGCCGCAGCGACTTCGCGCTCGGCAAGCAGAAGCAGTACCAGTACCCGGCCGCGCACGCCGATCGCATCCTCCACGACGGCGATACCGTTTCGCTCGGCGGCACAGTTCTCACCGCGCACAAAACTGCCGGTCATACGAAAGGCTGCACCACCTGGACCATGGACGTCACGGAGGCCGGCAAGACGCTCCATGTCGTCATCATCGGAAGTCCCAACGTACTCTCAAGCTACAAGCTGATCAACAACAAGGCTTACCCGCAGATCGCCGACGACTTCCGCCACCAGTTCGAACTCCTACGCGCCCTGCCCTGCGACATCTTCCTGGGCGCGCACGCGTCCTACTTCGACCTGAAACAGAAGTACACCCGCCTCCAATCCGGCGACAAGAATGCCTTTATCGACCCCGCCGGCTACAAGGCCTTTGTCGCCGAAAAGCAGCGCGACTTCGAGTCGGCGCTCGAAAAGCAAACCCGAAAGAATTGAGAAGGTTCCGGTTCTGGTACCTTTGGCGGCGAAGCCGCAGCCGTCGGCACTGCAGGTGCTTGTAAAATCAAGCCTGAACTCCGCCTAAGACCAACCGGGCCAATTGGCTCTGGAGGCTACTTGCTCTACTGGCTCCTATATCAAAAGCTCTATCCGTTCTTTCATCCGTTCCGTATATTCCGTTTTCTTACGTTCCGTACGGCCTTTGCCTCCGGCACCGCGCTCCTCATCGCCCTGCTGATCGGCCCCTACGTTATCCAGAAACTCCAGGAATTCCAGATCGGCCAATACATCCGCGAAGAGGGACCCAAGTCCCACCAGAAGAAGTCGGGCACGCCCACCATGGGCGGAGTCCTCATCGCCATCGCCGTCCTGTTACCCACGATCCTCTGGTCCGACCCCGCCAACCCGTTCGTCTGGATCGCCGTTTTTTCCACTCTTGCCTTTGGAGCTGTCGGCTTTGCGGACGACTACATCAAGGTCGTTAAGCGCCGCAACCTCGGCCTCACCGGCCGCGCCAAGCTTCTCGGCCAGGGAATCGCCGCCATCTGCGTCGCCGTCGCTCTCATCGTGCTGCAGCAGTTCAAGATGTTCTCGACCTCGCTCACCGTGCCATTCGCCAAGAGCCTTCGGCCCGACCTGCTCTGGCACTGGCCCATGCACATCCACTACATCGGATTCCTCGCCTTCCTCCCCTTCGTCATCTGGGTCGTATTCGTGCTCATGGGATCCACAAACGCCGTCAACCTCACCGACGGCCTCGACGGCCTCGCCATCGGCTGCACCATCATTGCTGCCGCCGCACTCGCCGTTCTCACTTACGTCAGCGGCCACGTTGTCTTCGCCGACTACCTTGAACTCCAGCGCATGCCCCTGGTCGGCGAGCTGACAGTCTTCTGCGGCTCCATGGTCGGCGCTTCCATCGGATTCCTCTGGTACAACGCCCATCCGGCTGAAGTCTTCATGGGCGATGTCGGCTCGCTCGCACTCGGCGGGGCCATAGGCACGGTCGCCATCATCATTCGGCAGGAACTGCTGCTCCCGTTCATCGGGGGCATCTTCGTGATTGAGGCCGTCTCGGTAATGCTGCAGGTTGGCAGCTACAAGTTGCGCAAAAAGCGTATCTTCAAGATGGCGCCTCTGCACCACCATTTCGAGCAGCTCGGCTGGAGCGAATCCAAGGTCATTGCCCGTTTTTGGATTCTGGCCCTGGTGTTTGCACTGTTTGCACTCACCACATTGAAATTGCGCTAACGCCCGCGACCTCGCAGCCGGCTCCGGTGCACAATAATTACGCGCGGGCTGCAGCGGTTTCACTTCTCAGGATCGAAAGCCATGATGGATCTAAAAGGGAAAAAGGTTCTCGTCGTAGGTCTCGGCAAGTCCGGCCTGGCAGCCGCCCTCTTCCTGCGCCGCCGCGGAGCCCAGGTCACCGTATCCGATGTCCGCAGCGCCGAAGCGCTCGCCCGCGAAATTCCCGCCCTCATTCAAGAGGGAATCGCCGTTGAAGCTGGCGGCCACGGCCTTCTTACCTTCCGCCGACAGGACCTCATCGTCGTCAGCCCCGGCGTGCCCGTCGACACGCCCGAGCTCGTTCAGGTCCGCAGCTTCGGCCTCCCCGTTATCGGCGAGCTTGAACTCGCCGCCCGCTTCCTGCAGGGCAAAGTCCTAGCCATCACCGGCTCCAACGGCAAGACCACCACAACCACTCTCGCCGGCGAGATCCTCAAGGAGTCCGGACTTCCCACTCTCGTAGGCGGCAACATCGGCGTCCCCGTCGTGGCTCTCATCGACGACAGCAAGCCCGAAGGCTGGTCGGTCCTCGAGGTCTCCAGCTTTCAGCTTGAGACCACCAACGAGTTCCATCCCGCCATCGCCGTGATCCTCAACATCACACCTGACCACCTCGACCGCCACGGCACCTTCGAGAACTACGCGTTGGCCAAGGAGCGCATCTTTGCCCGCCAGACCGCCGACGACTTCCTCGTCCTGAATGCCGACAACCCGCGCGCCGCGGAAGCCGCCAGCCGCGCCCCATCGAAGGTCTACTGGTTCTCCGCTCACCACTCCGTCCCGCAGGGCGCATGGGTCGAGAACGGTCAAGTCGTCTTCCTCGTCTCTGAAGGCGGTCAGCCCGAGCCCATCCTGGCCGTCGATGCCATCCCGCTCAAGGGCTTGCACAACGTCGAAAACACCCTCGCCGCAGTCTGCGCCGCACGCCTCGCCGGCTGCCCGGCCGCCTCTGTCCGCAGCGCGGTTGAGAAATTCAAAGCCGTCGAGCATCGTCTCGAATTTGTTTCCACCATCAACGGCGTGGATTTCTACAACGACTCCAAGGCCACCAACGTCGACGCCACCGAGAAGGCCATCGCCGCATTTCCGGGCGGGATTCACCTCATCCTTGGCGGCAAAGACAAGAACTCTGACTACACCGCCCTCGCGCCGCTCCTTCGCGAGCGTGTCCGCGCCGTTTACACGATCGGCTCCGCTGCCCAAAAAATCGAGTCGCACCTGCGCGGCGTAGTTCCCCTTCACTCCTGCCAGACTCTCGACAACGCCGTAAAGTCCGCTGCCAACGCCGCGCGGCCCGGCGACATCGTGCTGCTGGCTCCCGCCTGCTCCAGCTTCGACCAGTTCGAAAGCTACGAGCATCGCGGACGCGTCTTCAAAGAGCTCGTTCATGAAGCTCAGGGTTTCAACATATGCCAGCACGCGTAGGCGTCGATAAGTGGATCTTTTTCACCACCCTGCTGCTCGTCTCGGTAGGGTTGGCGATGGTCTTCTCCGCCTCCGCCGTCGTCTCGCAGGAGAAGTACCACTCGCCCTACATTGACGTACTGCGTCAGGCGCTGTGGGCGCTGGCCGGCGTGTTGTCCATGATTGTGTTGATGCGCGTCGACTACACGCGCTACAACTCGCCTAAGTTTATCTACCCGGCCCTCTCCATCACCACGCTGCTCTTGGTCCTGGTGTTCTTCTTCAAGAACTCTCACGCTACCCATCGCTGGATCCGCTTCGGCGGCTTCTTCACGTTCCAGCCGTCGGAGCTCTCGAAGCCCGTCCTCATCCTTTTCCTCGCGTGGTTTCTCTCTACCCGTCTCGACAGGATGCGCGACTGGAAAAACACCATCCTTCGCGGCGTCTTCATGCCCATCGTCTTCGTGCTCCTCGTCGTCAAGGAGCCCGATCTCGGCACCGCCCTCGTCCTCTTTGGCGTCACGGCGCTCATGCTCGTTCTTGCCGGCATGGAGTGGAAGTACCTCCTCATCGGCTTCGGCGCCGCCCTGCCGCCGCTGCTCGCGCTGCTCTTCCTCGTCTCCTGGCGAGCGCAACGCATGTGGGTCTTCCTCCATCCGGATTCCGACCCCAAGGGCGCGGGCTTCCACATCAACCAGTCGCTCATCGCGGTCGGCGCAGGCGGTTTTACCGGCCGTGGCTTCATGGAAGGCATGCAGAAGCTCTTCTACCTCCCTGAGGCCTCCACCGATTTCATCTTCGCCAATATCGCCGAAGAACTCGGTTTCATCGGTGCGATGGTCATTGTCGTCCTCTTCGGAATTTTCGCCGTCCGCGGCCTGCGCGTGGCGTTCAAATCGCAGGACCCCTTCGCCCGGCTCACCGCTTTCGGGCTGACGGTGGCGATCCTGCTTCAAGCGTTCTTCAACATCAGCGTCGTCCTCTCGCTGGTTCCGACAAAGGGTATCCCGCTCCCGCTGATCTCCAGCGGAGGCACCAGCCTCTTCGTCACGCTATCCGGCATTGGCATCCTCCTCAACATCTCCCGCAAGGTGGATTGAGCCACCGCATTCGCTAAACTGGTGTTACGCTCAAACCGTCGCGAATTTGCCTGAGAGAAAGGGGCAGGGAATTGAACGAATTCGGCCCCGCCGTCGTACTCGGACTCATCTTCGGATTCATGTGGGGCATCGGCTGCTCGCTCGCCATCATGTACTCCATCTTCCTCGGCGGCTACCGCAAAGCCATCAAGGAATCTCTGGCCAGCCCTCAGCCGCCCCGCTACGTCAAAGCTTTCGAGAAGATCCAGGCCAAGCGCGCCCGCAAATCCGCCGAACCCCACGCGACCTCGTGACCTCGCTTCCAAAGAAAATGGCGTGGCCATAAAGCCACGCCATTCGACAATCACCGCTTATTCTTTGCATCAGTCCTGCCGCGCCACCACTCCGCCCTTCATCACGAAGCTCACCCGCGTCGTCGCCGAGATATCTTCCAGCGGATTCCCCTTCACCGCGATCACGTCCGCCAGAAAGCCCGCGTTCAGTTCGCCAATCTGGCCTTCCCAGCCCAGCAGCTTTGCCCCGTTGATCATGTCGGCCTGGAGCACCGCCGCCGGCTTCATCCCATACTGAACCATCAGCTCCAT from the Occallatibacter riparius genome contains:
- the mraY gene encoding phospho-N-acetylmuramoyl-pentapeptide-transferase, which produces MLYWLLYQKLYPFFHPFRIFRFLTFRTAFASGTALLIALLIGPYVIQKLQEFQIGQYIREEGPKSHQKKSGTPTMGGVLIAIAVLLPTILWSDPANPFVWIAVFSTLAFGAVGFADDYIKVVKRRNLGLTGRAKLLGQGIAAICVAVALIVLQQFKMFSTSLTVPFAKSLRPDLLWHWPMHIHYIGFLAFLPFVIWVVFVLMGSTNAVNLTDGLDGLAIGCTIIAAAALAVLTYVSGHVVFADYLELQRMPLVGELTVFCGSMVGASIGFLWYNAHPAEVFMGDVGSLALGGAIGTVAIIIRQELLLPFIGGIFVIEAVSVMLQVGSYKLRKKRIFKMAPLHHHFEQLGWSESKVIARFWILALVFALFALTTLKLR
- the murD gene encoding UDP-N-acetylmuramoyl-L-alanine--D-glutamate ligase, producing the protein MDLKGKKVLVVGLGKSGLAAALFLRRRGAQVTVSDVRSAEALAREIPALIQEGIAVEAGGHGLLTFRRQDLIVVSPGVPVDTPELVQVRSFGLPVIGELELAARFLQGKVLAITGSNGKTTTTTLAGEILKESGLPTLVGGNIGVPVVALIDDSKPEGWSVLEVSSFQLETTNEFHPAIAVILNITPDHLDRHGTFENYALAKERIFARQTADDFLVLNADNPRAAEAASRAPSKVYWFSAHHSVPQGAWVENGQVVFLVSEGGQPEPILAVDAIPLKGLHNVENTLAAVCAARLAGCPAASVRSAVEKFKAVEHRLEFVSTINGVDFYNDSKATNVDATEKAIAAFPGGIHLILGGKDKNSDYTALAPLLRERVRAVYTIGSAAQKIESHLRGVVPLHSCQTLDNAVKSAANAARPGDIVLLAPACSSFDQFESYEHRGRVFKELVHEAQGFNICQHA
- the ftsW gene encoding putative lipid II flippase FtsW, coding for MPARVGVDKWIFFTTLLLVSVGLAMVFSASAVVSQEKYHSPYIDVLRQALWALAGVLSMIVLMRVDYTRYNSPKFIYPALSITTLLLVLVFFFKNSHATHRWIRFGGFFTFQPSELSKPVLILFLAWFLSTRLDRMRDWKNTILRGVFMPIVFVLLVVKEPDLGTALVLFGVTALMLVLAGMEWKYLLIGFGAALPPLLALLFLVSWRAQRMWVFLHPDSDPKGAGFHINQSLIAVGAGGFTGRGFMEGMQKLFYLPEASTDFIFANIAEELGFIGAMVIVVLFGIFAVRGLRVAFKSQDPFARLTAFGLTVAILLQAFFNISVVLSLVPTKGIPLPLISSGGTSLFVTLSGIGILLNISRKVD
- a CDS encoding UDP-N-acetylmuramoyl-tripeptide--D-alanyl-D-alanine ligase, whose amino-acid sequence is MKLTLAEAAMGAGAVLDAPNVPNAGSVLLQGYSIDSRTIAPGELFFAVKGERFDGHDFITAAVERGAAAAVVSRARAASLSDLTLAVPLLLADDPLTALQSLGTHVRRRWGKRVIAVTGSAGKTTTKDAIAAALGAKFNVLKSKGNLNNNYGLPLQLLRIEPEHECAVVEMGMNHAGEIAALARIASPDWGVVTNVGMAHAENFADGQSGIARAKFELVESLQASGVAFLNCDDPYVSQFGRDFAGRAVYFGRGPCADPQIIDVAEDEHGLNIRYRAGDDEHTLALKLVGAHNAINAMAALAVAREAGVEIESAAAALTALTPGDKRGETIALAGATILNDAYNSNPEALRSMIRTLAVRPAQRRILIAGEMLELGEHAPRLHAECGKAAAEAGIDLVVGVRGNANHIAAASCMAGVPSLFLPDAETAGHWLAENLRPGDVVLIKGSRGVRLEQAIETAKQMLAQSGR
- the bla gene encoding subclass B3 metallo-beta-lactamase, with translation MRLKLVILALLLLTPLARAVDPTWTHAFPPFRIAGNLYYVGSEELAAFLITTPQGNILVNSNLTSSPAQLRHSVEKLGFRWSDTKVLLISHAHSDHAAGSAAILQQTHAKYEVMDGDIPAIESGGRSDFALGKQKQYQYPAAHADRILHDGDTVSLGGTVLTAHKTAGHTKGCTTWTMDVTEAGKTLHVVIIGSPNVLSSYKLINNKAYPQIADDFRHQFELLRALPCDIFLGAHASYFDLKQKYTRLQSGDKNAFIDPAGYKAFVAEKQRDFESALEKQTRKN